One part of the Quercus lobata isolate SW786 chromosome 7, ValleyOak3.0 Primary Assembly, whole genome shotgun sequence genome encodes these proteins:
- the LOC115953148 gene encoding uncharacterized protein LOC115953148 yields MAMSKVEEEETERLVMGTTKVVYYLEPLMSKELPCKSPDKSSAFDFDYTQSSIWSPLVPRAYSAMDLDSDFEDLDFMTPTNRKISFGGGAMVLSNKTKLKKVTHNIKKKLNINLNLNVLKMKHMHKNKTKASEFSPTPLKPTFTCFRHTTKAWTKALKAASKHFKKKKKKDPTAHVKLPNNLRDGNISR; encoded by the exons ATGGCTATGtccaaagtagaagaagaagagacagAGAGGCTTGTTATGGGCACTACAAAAGTGGTGTACTACTTAGAACCATTGATGTCAAAAGAGCTTCCCTGCAAATCCCCTGACAAGTCATCGGCTTTTGACTTCGACTACACGCAGAGCTCAATATGGTCCCCTTTGGTCCCTCGGGCTTACAGTGCCATGGACTTGGATTCtgattttgaagatttggaTTTCATGACACCCACAAATAGAAAGATCTCATTTGGTGGTGGTGCTATGGTGTTGAGCAACAAAACCAAGTTGAAGAAAGTCACTCACAACATCAAGAAGAAGCTCAACATCAATCTTAATCTTAATGTTTTGAAGATGAAGCACATGCACAAGAACAAAACCAAGGCATCTGAGTTCTCCCCAACTCCTCTAAAGCCCACTTTTACTTGTTTCCGACACACCACAAAG GCTTGGACTAAGGCGTTGAAAGCTGCCTCTAAACatttcaagaaaaagaagaagaaagatccCACGGCCCATGTGAAGCTCCCCAACAATTTGAGAGATGGGAATATTT